The following proteins are encoded in a genomic region of Chryseobacterium culicis:
- the gldG gene encoding gliding motility-associated ABC transporter substrate-binding protein GldG, producing MKKFNAKSPLGIFLIAIVPLVIILTYSGIRLDLTKEKRYTLSDNTIKVLESVKKPLTVEVYLEGDFPASFKQLQSETKFMLEEFRKINPKIDFKFIDPIKTKMSQDTLMAMGMQPSILPDVKDGKISQITLFPYAVIKHGNDGVSIPLVVQQAGIDADQQLTRSIEGLEYNLVSNIKNIAAAKRKKIGILVNQDELSPDEFQGFVQLAMENYDAGPIIPKNQTELSIEDIPLLKQMSALVIAKPRKAFTDNEKVILDQYIMNGGKTLWMIDAVNAEMDTLTRSKKVMPFPVDINMTDFFFNYGLRINPALVKDVKKFALLRLVTGEVSGNPQYTSLPWPYFPLGIAENNNPITKNINPVKFEFPTSIDTLGGRKNIKTKVLFESSERTLLKQVPNYVDLKEVASVDSLGQMEKPSTPKIFAVALEGKFNSAYASRIERKSYPGFKTSSPENKMIVIADGDVGRNKVIKGKPLPLGVDLLTNEQFGNEQFLRNALDYLLDDSNLMELRNRNIEERLLDRQRITEEKTNWQWLNLLLPLVIIGLIGGLFFWLRKKKFG from the coding sequence ATGAAGAAGTTCAATGCTAAATCTCCACTGGGAATTTTCTTAATTGCCATTGTTCCATTGGTAATTATCCTGACTTATTCAGGGATAAGATTAGACTTAACAAAAGAAAAAAGATATACCCTTTCCGATAACACCATCAAAGTCCTGGAGTCTGTTAAAAAACCTCTGACTGTAGAAGTGTATCTTGAAGGTGATTTTCCGGCAAGTTTCAAACAGCTTCAGAGCGAAACGAAATTTATGCTGGAAGAGTTCAGAAAAATTAATCCAAAGATTGATTTTAAATTTATAGACCCTATTAAAACAAAAATGTCTCAGGATACCCTGATGGCAATGGGTATGCAGCCGTCTATTCTTCCGGATGTAAAAGATGGGAAAATCTCACAGATCACGCTTTTCCCTTATGCCGTGATCAAGCATGGAAATGATGGTGTTTCTATACCATTGGTAGTACAGCAGGCAGGAATTGATGCTGATCAGCAGTTGACAAGATCTATTGAAGGTCTGGAATACAACCTTGTTTCCAATATCAAAAATATTGCAGCGGCTAAGAGAAAGAAAATCGGGATTCTGGTTAATCAGGATGAATTAAGTCCGGACGAATTTCAGGGATTTGTACAACTGGCCATGGAAAATTACGATGCAGGACCTATTATTCCTAAAAATCAGACTGAGCTTTCCATAGAAGATATTCCGTTATTGAAGCAGATGAGTGCTTTGGTGATCGCAAAACCAAGAAAAGCATTTACAGATAATGAAAAAGTAATTCTTGACCAGTATATCATGAACGGAGGGAAAACCCTTTGGATGATTGATGCCGTAAATGCTGAAATGGATACTTTAACAAGATCCAAAAAAGTAATGCCTTTCCCTGTAGATATCAACATGACAGACTTCTTTTTCAATTATGGGTTGAGAATCAATCCTGCTTTGGTAAAAGATGTTAAGAAGTTTGCCCTGTTAAGACTGGTGACAGGAGAAGTAAGTGGAAATCCTCAGTACACAAGCTTACCCTGGCCGTATTTTCCTCTGGGAATTGCAGAAAATAATAATCCGATCACCAAAAATATTAACCCTGTAAAGTTTGAATTTCCAACTTCCATTGATACTTTAGGAGGAAGAAAGAATATCAAAACAAAAGTTCTTTTCGAATCCAGTGAAAGAACCTTGCTGAAACAGGTTCCGAACTACGTAGATTTAAAAGAGGTTGCAAGCGTAGACAGTCTTGGACAAATGGAAAAACCAAGTACACCGAAGATCTTCGCTGTAGCATTGGAAGGGAAGTTTAATTCTGCCTATGCCTCAAGAATTGAAAGAAAATCTTATCCTGGCTTCAAAACATCAAGTCCGGAAAATAAAATGATCGTTATTGCAGACGGAGATGTTGGCAGGAACAAAGTGATCAAAGGAAAACCGCTTCCATTGGGAGTTGATTTGTTAACGAATGAACAGTTTGGAAACGAACAGTTCCTGAGAAATGCTTTGGATTATTTGCTCGATGACAGCAACCTGATGGAACTCAGAAACCGAAATATCGAAGAAAGACTTCTTGACAGACAAAGAATTACTGAAGAGAAAACCAATTGGCAGTGGCTGAATTTACTGCTTCCATTGGTCATTATCGGCCTTATCGGAGGATTGTTCTTCTGGTTAAGGAAAAAGAAATTTGGATAA
- the dacB gene encoding D-alanyl-D-alanine carboxypeptidase/D-alanyl-D-alanine-endopeptidase, with protein sequence MVNFRKYISSAAVLASGLFLAQSTVSTVLYSQNYDNQKSSLNLPSPVSTMVEKTVLSAKELVDINVNTMMADPVLKNATWGFVVYDPKTKKVISSYNENTPLVPASTTKLLTTETALNMLGENYRWMTQLEYSGTIDENGVLNGNLYVIGSGDPSLGTNKAGAASYRDIISDFVGGVSREGIKKVNGDIIIQTALFKGNISVLPENVVWLENNNYYLPVGSTRDINPANEKLIVKKGGFSTEKKFFYVSPYNHQMVYADKYEGNGALTTKLPDAPAYLANSFRTTLVKSGISVTGKVTPKMTDAAPEGRKMLSAYKSPTLNDIIYYTNQHSDNSLAEALLRTVGYQRMGDQTSESGKIVVTNHLKDAGFDMIGLNYIDGSGLSRSNNVTPISQVKFLTSLMDQKYYRSYLTSLPIGGQSGTLKRMFNVGGNGQVFAKTGTLNKVKTLAGYLKTNSGKTLVFSLMVNNYSGSVDMVKKRMEKILEPALDL encoded by the coding sequence ATGGTAAATTTCAGAAAATATATTTCAAGTGCGGCGGTGTTGGCTTCTGGTCTTTTCCTGGCTCAATCTACCGTTTCTACCGTTCTTTATTCTCAGAATTATGACAATCAAAAAAGCAGTTTAAACCTGCCATCACCCGTTAGTACGATGGTGGAGAAGACTGTTTTGTCAGCAAAAGAACTGGTAGACATTAATGTAAACACAATGATGGCGGATCCTGTGCTGAAAAATGCAACCTGGGGATTCGTAGTGTACGATCCGAAAACGAAGAAGGTAATCTCTTCGTACAATGAAAATACTCCTTTAGTACCTGCTTCTACTACCAAACTACTTACAACGGAAACGGCATTAAATATGCTGGGTGAAAACTACCGTTGGATGACTCAGTTGGAGTACTCAGGAACTATAGATGAAAATGGAGTTTTGAATGGAAATCTTTATGTAATAGGAAGTGGTGACCCATCTTTGGGAACAAACAAAGCAGGAGCGGCCTCTTATAGAGATATCATTTCAGATTTCGTAGGTGGTGTTTCAAGAGAGGGAATCAAAAAGGTAAATGGTGATATTATCATTCAGACAGCGCTTTTCAAAGGCAATATTTCAGTGCTTCCGGAAAATGTTGTATGGTTGGAAAACAATAATTACTATTTGCCGGTAGGAAGTACCCGCGATATCAATCCGGCCAACGAAAAACTGATTGTTAAAAAAGGAGGTTTCTCTACAGAAAAGAAGTTTTTCTATGTTTCTCCTTATAATCATCAGATGGTATATGCTGATAAATATGAAGGAAACGGGGCTTTAACAACCAAACTTCCTGATGCTCCGGCTTACCTTGCCAACTCTTTCAGAACAACATTGGTGAAAAGCGGAATTTCTGTTACCGGAAAAGTAACTCCGAAAATGACAGATGCAGCTCCGGAAGGAAGAAAAATGCTTTCAGCGTATAAATCACCTACTTTGAATGATATTATTTATTATACCAATCAGCATAGTGATAACTCATTAGCAGAAGCTTTGCTGAGAACGGTAGGATATCAGAGAATGGGTGACCAGACTTCAGAATCAGGGAAAATTGTAGTAACCAATCACTTGAAAGATGCAGGGTTTGATATGATTGGTCTTAACTATATCGATGGGAGCGGGCTTTCAAGAAGTAATAATGTAACCCCGATTTCTCAGGTGAAGTTTCTTACTTCTTTAATGGATCAGAAATATTACAGATCTTATCTGACTTCTCTGCCAATCGGAGGACAATCCGGAACATTAAAAAGAATGTTTAATGTAGGAGGGAACGGGCAGGTTTTTGCTAAAACAGGAACTTTAAATAAAGTAAAAACATTAGCAGGATATCTGAAAACAAATTCCGGGAAAACATTGGTGTTTTCTTTAATGGTAAATAACTATTCAGGATCTGTAGATATGGTAAAGAAAAGGATGGAGAAAATTCTTGAACCTGCATTGGATCTTTAA
- a CDS encoding M1 family metallopeptidase: MTKLYLLVLGFLLSQQFYGQKQRQNTDMKGLIEKEKKSFTQKMNIGNTNPNTLNYDLQYQRMDVSLDPAVYNISGSVTSHFKPTQSMGSIYFDLSNSLTVSQVKYHGTNITSFQQLPSKELKIDFPASIPANTLDSLTIYYAGAPSTANDAFKTALQSGTPVLSTLNEPYGAQDWFPTKQSLNDKIERFDFKITTPSNYSVAANGKLMSETFPSGSTKLTFWRTMYPTPAYLIALSITNFVKLTDTIGNPPFPFVNYIYPSTNSNQTSLNNIQWTKQIMGTFETYFGTYPFRNEKYGHMEFMYGGGMEHQTMSSMGGWSKQLIAHELAHQWFGDKVTCGAWNDIWLNEGFATYGEHLANEKLLMTNTEFLNYLQGQSNYITASTTGSVYVPDNGLSSINRIFDSRLSYSKGGYVLRMLKWILGDAAFYQALKDYHARPNLAYSYARTADFNASLLQSTGTDFTEFFNDWIYGEGYPTYTIKWMQGGNQALFKVSQTQSSSTVSFFEMPLPIKVTGTSGQTAYFVLNNTSNNQSFLQSVTFPIASVQFNYEYQIIEKNSTVTQDNTLSVSSVEKEGFGLYPNPAKNEINLKGINRAVDFTIHAIDGKLVGKGTYQPGKAIGISELIPGAYVITIDEKSIKFIKQ; this comes from the coding sequence ATGACAAAATTGTACCTTTTGGTGTTGGGATTTTTATTATCTCAACAATTCTATGGCCAGAAGCAACGGCAAAATACGGATATGAAAGGATTGATCGAAAAAGAGAAAAAATCCTTTACTCAAAAAATGAATATCGGGAATACCAATCCCAATACGCTCAATTACGATTTACAATATCAAAGAATGGATGTTAGCCTGGATCCTGCAGTATATAATATCTCCGGATCAGTGACTTCTCATTTTAAACCAACACAAAGTATGGGAAGTATTTATTTCGATCTTTCCAACTCCTTAACGGTTTCTCAGGTGAAATATCATGGAACCAATATCACAAGTTTCCAGCAGCTTCCTTCCAAAGAACTTAAAATTGATTTTCCGGCTTCTATTCCGGCCAATACACTGGATTCTCTTACGATCTATTATGCAGGAGCACCTTCTACAGCGAATGATGCTTTCAAAACTGCTCTTCAGAGCGGAACTCCGGTTCTTTCTACGTTGAATGAGCCTTACGGTGCACAGGATTGGTTTCCTACCAAACAAAGCTTAAATGATAAGATCGAAAGATTTGATTTTAAAATTACAACGCCATCCAATTACAGTGTGGCAGCCAATGGAAAACTGATGTCTGAAACATTTCCTTCAGGATCTACAAAGCTTACTTTCTGGAGAACCATGTATCCTACACCAGCTTATCTGATTGCATTGTCCATTACTAATTTTGTGAAGCTTACAGATACCATCGGAAATCCTCCGTTTCCTTTTGTCAACTATATCTATCCGTCCACGAATTCCAACCAGACCAGTCTGAATAATATTCAATGGACGAAGCAGATCATGGGTACTTTTGAAACCTATTTTGGAACTTATCCTTTCCGTAATGAAAAATATGGACATATGGAATTTATGTACGGAGGCGGTATGGAACATCAGACAATGTCTTCTATGGGAGGCTGGAGTAAACAGCTTATTGCTCATGAACTTGCCCATCAGTGGTTTGGGGATAAAGTAACTTGCGGTGCCTGGAATGATATCTGGCTGAATGAAGGTTTTGCTACGTATGGTGAACATCTTGCCAATGAAAAACTGCTCATGACCAATACTGAATTTCTGAATTATCTACAGGGGCAATCCAACTACATTACCGCGAGTACAACAGGAAGTGTTTATGTGCCGGATAACGGACTTTCGAGTATCAACAGAATATTTGACAGCAGATTATCCTATTCCAAAGGAGGATATGTGCTGAGAATGCTGAAGTGGATTTTAGGAGATGCTGCATTTTATCAGGCACTTAAAGACTATCATGCAAGACCCAATCTGGCTTACAGTTATGCTCGTACTGCTGACTTTAATGCTTCTTTGCTTCAGTCTACCGGAACAGATTTTACAGAATTTTTTAATGACTGGATATATGGAGAAGGATATCCTACTTATACTATCAAATGGATGCAGGGCGGTAATCAGGCTTTATTTAAAGTTTCTCAGACGCAAAGTAGCTCTACAGTTAGTTTTTTTGAAATGCCTTTACCTATTAAAGTGACAGGAACTTCGGGGCAGACGGCTTACTTTGTTCTTAATAATACATCCAATAACCAAAGCTTTTTGCAGTCGGTAACTTTCCCTATTGCAAGTGTTCAGTTTAATTATGAATATCAGATTATTGAGAAAAACTCTACGGTTACCCAGGATAATACTTTAAGTGTTTCTTCCGTTGAGAAGGAAGGTTTTGGCTTATATCCAAACCCTGCAAAAAATGAAATTAATCTGAAAGGAATTAATAGGGCTGTGGATTTTACGATTCATGCTATAGATGGAAAACTGGTAGGAAAAGGAACGTATCAGCCAGGCAAAGCAATTGGAATTTCAGAATTGATTCCCGGAGCTTATGTTATTACTATTGACGAAAAGAGTATTAAATTTATCAAGCAGTAA
- the kbl gene encoding glycine C-acetyltransferase — translation MISEKYLQHLQNELQNIENDGLYKRERIITSQQSAEIEANGKKLLNFCANNYLGLSNNPEVMKASQEMIQSHGYGMSSVRFICGTQDIHKDLEKKIADFLGLEDTILYAAAFDANGGVFEPLFTEEDAIISDELNHASIIDGVRLCKAARYRYKNNNMADLEAQLIAASEKNHRFKIIVTDGVFSMDGIVADLKGVCDLADKYDALVMVDDSHATGFIGKTGRGTHEANEVMGRVDIITSTLGKALGGALGGFTSGKKEIIDMLRQRSRPYLFSNSLAPGIVGAALKVLDMISDDTSLRDKVMENAEYFRTEMKAKGFDIPEGDAAIVPVMLYDAPLSQKMAEKLMDEGIYVIGFFYPVVPKGKARIRVQLSAAHTREHLDKAIAAFEKVGKELGVIS, via the coding sequence ATGATCTCTGAAAAATACCTTCAACATTTACAGAATGAACTTCAGAATATTGAGAATGACGGACTTTACAAAAGAGAAAGAATCATCACGTCTCAGCAGAGTGCAGAAATAGAAGCGAACGGAAAAAAACTTTTGAACTTCTGTGCGAACAATTATCTGGGATTATCAAACAATCCGGAAGTTATGAAAGCTTCTCAGGAGATGATTCAGTCTCACGGATATGGAATGTCTTCTGTACGTTTCATCTGTGGAACACAGGATATTCACAAAGATTTGGAGAAAAAAATTGCTGATTTCTTAGGTCTTGAAGATACCATCCTTTATGCTGCTGCATTTGATGCAAACGGAGGAGTTTTCGAACCATTATTTACAGAAGAAGATGCTATTATTTCAGATGAACTGAACCATGCATCAATCATTGATGGTGTTCGTCTTTGTAAAGCTGCGAGATACAGATATAAAAACAATAATATGGCGGATCTGGAAGCGCAACTGATTGCAGCTTCTGAAAAGAATCACCGTTTCAAAATTATTGTAACAGACGGAGTATTCTCAATGGACGGTATTGTTGCAGATTTAAAAGGTGTTTGTGACCTTGCAGACAAATATGATGCTTTGGTAATGGTAGATGATTCTCACGCTACAGGTTTCATTGGGAAAACAGGCCGTGGAACTCACGAAGCTAATGAAGTAATGGGTAGAGTAGATATCATCACTTCTACTTTAGGAAAAGCTTTAGGAGGTGCTTTAGGAGGTTTTACTTCCGGTAAGAAAGAGATCATTGATATGTTGAGACAGCGTTCAAGACCTTATCTGTTCTCTAACTCTTTAGCCCCGGGAATTGTAGGAGCTGCTTTGAAAGTATTGGATATGATCTCTGATGATACTTCTCTTCGTGATAAAGTAATGGAAAATGCAGAATATTTCAGAACGGAAATGAAAGCTAAAGGTTTTGATATTCCTGAAGGAGATGCTGCAATTGTTCCGGTTATGCTTTATGATGCACCTCTTTCTCAGAAAATGGCTGAAAAGCTTATGGATGAAGGGATTTACGTAATCGGATTCTTCTATCCGGTAGTACCAAAAGGAAAAGCGAGAATCAGAGTACAGTTATCTGCGGCTCACACAAGAGAACATTTGGATAAAGCAATTGCTGCTTTTGAAAAAGTTGGAAAAGAATTAGGAGTGATCTCTTAA
- a CDS encoding cupin-like domain-containing protein: MRLKPVQKIKTISSETFINSHMKPRVPIILENFIHPESPAFKKWNYEYFKEIAGDHRVNIYGSELDSLDRVASDPIAQSTFSEYLDLIQSTPTEHRLFLFNLLKIKPELKNDLIYNDVTHGKLLKWLPFMFFGGEGSVTRNHIDIDMSHVFITQFQGIKRIWLFPWEQSDCMYKLPYNFHSLAQIKNPDYRKYPALLYLNGYEAIIHPGETLYIPSGWWHYIQYDTEGYSISVRALPSSPLEKWRGFKNLVITRHFDNLMRKIFKEKWFSYKVRLARKRGARAARKQRSFQI; encoded by the coding sequence ATGAGATTAAAGCCGGTACAAAAAATAAAGACAATCAGTTCAGAAACCTTTATCAACAGTCATATGAAGCCGAGAGTTCCTATTATTCTTGAAAACTTTATCCATCCGGAAAGTCCGGCTTTCAAAAAGTGGAACTATGAATACTTCAAGGAAATTGCAGGAGATCACAGGGTGAATATATATGGCAGTGAGCTTGATTCCCTGGACAGAGTAGCCAGTGATCCTATAGCTCAGTCTACTTTTTCAGAATATCTTGACCTGATACAGTCTACCCCAACTGAACACAGACTTTTCTTATTTAATCTATTAAAAATAAAACCTGAACTTAAGAACGATCTTATTTACAATGATGTGACCCATGGTAAACTACTAAAATGGCTGCCTTTTATGTTTTTTGGAGGTGAAGGTTCTGTCACCAGAAACCATATTGATATCGACATGTCGCACGTTTTCATTACACAGTTTCAGGGAATCAAAAGGATTTGGCTCTTCCCGTGGGAACAGTCTGATTGTATGTATAAACTGCCCTATAATTTCCACAGCCTGGCTCAGATTAAAAACCCTGACTACCGAAAATATCCGGCTCTTCTTTATTTAAATGGCTACGAAGCCATCATTCATCCCGGAGAAACCCTTTATATTCCTTCCGGATGGTGGCATTATATTCAATATGATACAGAAGGATATTCTATATCGGTAAGAGCACTTCCATCAAGCCCTCTCGAAAAATGGAGGGGTTTTAAAAACCTGGTCATCACCAGGCATTTTGATAATCTCATGCGTAAAATATTCAAAGAAAAATGGTTCTCTTACAAGGTCAGGCTGGCCAGAAAAAGAGGAGCCAGAGCAGCCAGAAAACAAAGAAGCTTTCAAATTTGA
- a CDS encoding ABC transporter permease: MIAILKKELWSYFGNWSAWVIIAAFSLIATLFLFFFDNDSNIFEIGMASLQSYFVLVPWLLMFIIPALSMKTFAEEQQTGTLNWLFSQPLRVSELVTGKFLSVWIVGILCLIPSLIYLYTVYVLGVPAGNIDLGMTFGSYIGLIILIAAFSAVGILASSLSQNQIMAYLLGVFMCFIMYFGIEQLASYKLLGGADFILQNIGFYQHFLGFTRGLIDFKDVAYFVLVIGASLVLSNHFINKKK; encoded by the coding sequence ATGATTGCAATTTTAAAGAAAGAACTTTGGAGTTACTTTGGAAACTGGAGTGCATGGGTGATTATCGCCGCTTTCAGTTTGATAGCAACCCTTTTCCTGTTCTTTTTCGACAACGATTCTAATATTTTTGAGATCGGAATGGCCTCGCTGCAGAGCTATTTTGTATTGGTTCCATGGCTGTTGATGTTTATCATTCCAGCCCTTTCCATGAAAACTTTTGCAGAAGAACAGCAAACCGGAACATTAAACTGGCTTTTCTCGCAGCCGTTAAGAGTTTCAGAACTGGTAACCGGAAAATTCCTTTCTGTATGGATCGTTGGAATTTTATGCCTTATTCCTTCATTGATTTACCTTTATACGGTATACGTGTTGGGAGTGCCAGCAGGAAATATTGATCTTGGAATGACCTTCGGAAGTTACATTGGTTTGATTATTTTAATCGCCGCATTTTCAGCCGTGGGAATTCTAGCATCTTCATTATCACAGAATCAGATTATGGCTTATCTGCTGGGTGTTTTCATGTGCTTCATTATGTATTTTGGAATCGAACAGCTGGCAAGTTATAAACTATTGGGAGGCGCAGATTTTATCCTTCAGAATATTGGCTTTTATCAGCATTTCTTAGGCTTTACAAGAGGCCTTATTGATTTTAAAGATGTAGCTTATTTTGTACTTGTCATCGGTGCTTCATTAGTATTGTCTAATCATTTTATTAACAAAAAGAAGTAG
- a CDS encoding CopD family protein — MLYTIIKALHIIFMVSYFAGIFYLVRIFVYYKDTDEFTEEKKKILREQYTFMARRLWNIITVPAGVIMAVCGLVMIFLNTGLMKMPWFHLKLTFLIGLAIYHYWCWKKVLHLKELHGDTLPIANIKLRQANEIATFILFLVVFTVILKSMVIEYWWQLIAGFFVLVFLIMMTVKLVNKNKKNK; from the coding sequence ATGCTGTATACCATCATCAAAGCTTTACATATTATCTTCATGGTAAGCTACTTTGCGGGAATTTTTTATCTCGTGAGAATTTTCGTTTACTATAAAGACACCGATGAATTTACTGAAGAAAAAAAGAAAATTCTGAGAGAACAGTACACTTTTATGGCCAGAAGATTGTGGAATATTATCACCGTTCCGGCAGGAGTAATCATGGCGGTATGCGGATTGGTCATGATCTTTTTAAATACCGGGCTGATGAAAATGCCGTGGTTTCATTTGAAACTGACTTTCCTTATCGGGCTTGCCATTTATCATTACTGGTGCTGGAAAAAAGTTCTTCATTTAAAAGAATTACATGGGGATACACTGCCCATTGCCAATATCAAACTGAGACAGGCGAATGAAATTGCAACATTCATTCTGTTTCTGGTTGTATTTACCGTCATTTTAAAATCGATGGTGATTGAATACTGGTGGCAATTAATTGCAGGATTTTTCGTTCTTGTATTTCTGATCATGATGACCGTGAAACTGGTTAATAAAAATAAAAAAAACAAATAA